Proteins co-encoded in one Campylobacter jejuni genomic window:
- a CDS encoding class I SAM-dependent DNA methyltransferase, translating to MHFTLLNEKDFFNPYYRKKQIIQNEFDIFNKALMQYLERLESSQSENEDYLVANALSPFLTMLNFKTHIKTKQKGKSEIDLSISKDEFSKDLEVLIEAKKPNSKEFITHTKVNSKALHETILYYFRNREYSFSLKFIIITDFYKFYIFKISEFEELFYKNPSFKKLFEEFCNPNSLFKGNTEEFYKEVAKLIENSKENLKGFLIDLTFLKDKQKSNFKNLASIYKTFHRDFLLSEFNPNDANSLNNAFYKELLYILGLCESKQNSKLIIAKSEESKEEQGTFYTAINSKLKEENFETILKLLILWLNRILFLKLIESNLVRFNDDKNLKFLNFKKIPDFDKLSELFFEVLAKEKSTRKKSEFAYLPYLNSSLFEKQSIENTLEISSLSNDLKLFYYKNTVLKDDKCKAKKGQVGLLEYLFEFLDSFDFGSDDEQSEILSQKELISSSVLGNVFEKLNGYKEGSFYTPSFITSYMCKESITKVVLDKFNAQFDLDAKNINELRKSLRKEDKKAQKELLNSIKICDPAVGSGHFLVSALNVMLSIYDELNLFDEEFYLEVQNDEILITNHKGEFIEYKRPKTPKDKAHLIQQELFHTKKDIIENNLFGVDINPNSCEITKLRLWIELLKHSFYQSFDDENYHDLKTLPNIDINIKCGNSLVSYFETGKSLNHYPNIKERMGKYKRIVKDYKEGFYTDKSHINQEIKNLKISFKNFCFADKFKKEMKGFNDKCEKYSKKYGNFLAINDENLKFFVSANLTLFDFDEKEATKEFANLKKEYDNIFNLESNHPFEWRFEFPEILDDDGNFKGFDLIIGNPPYIRQEELKELKSHLAKNYKVYKGTSDIYTYFYELGFNVLKDNGVLSYITSNKYTRAGYGEALREFLLKNVKVLEYTDLNGIKVFDSATVDTSILCFEKSKSKDNKFKYLALSNEILKTCAYDIGLYKDFAEFSQNSLSKESFTFSDENTSALKAKIERIGTPLKEWYGLNINYGIKTGLNEAFIITTEKRNEILANCKDEAEKERTAKLIRKMLRGRDIKRYSYEWAGLWVIGTFPSLKINIEQYPALKQYLSQFLPHIEQSGEKGCRKKTSNKWFETQDNIAYYEEFEKEKIVWAEMTKEACFVYDNSNFFTNQTCYFFTHCDYKYLLAILNSRLIVYYMQYISSHLGQGAFRWIRQYIEKLPIPKINSKNEKLADELINLVDEILKAKEQDKNANTQELENKINSLVYKLYNLTEEEIKIIEGK from the coding sequence ATGCATTTCACTTTGCTAAATGAAAAAGATTTTTTCAACCCATACTACCGCAAAAAGCAAATCATTCAAAATGAATTTGATATATTTAACAAGGCTTTAATGCAGTATTTAGAAAGACTTGAAAGTTCGCAAAGTGAAAATGAAGATTATCTTGTAGCTAATGCACTTAGTCCATTTTTAACCATGTTAAATTTCAAAACCCACATCAAAACCAAGCAAAAAGGCAAAAGTGAGATTGACTTATCCATCTCTAAAGATGAGTTTAGTAAAGACTTAGAAGTTCTTATTGAGGCTAAAAAGCCAAATTCAAAAGAATTTATCACTCATACAAAGGTAAATTCTAAAGCCTTACACGAGACTATTTTATATTATTTTAGAAATAGAGAGTATAGTTTTAGCTTAAAATTTATTATCATCACAGATTTTTATAAATTTTACATTTTTAAAATTAGTGAGTTTGAAGAGCTTTTTTATAAAAATCCAAGTTTTAAAAAACTTTTTGAAGAATTTTGTAATCCAAATTCACTTTTCAAAGGCAATACTGAAGAATTCTATAAAGAAGTAGCCAAACTCATAGAAAATTCCAAAGAAAACTTAAAAGGCTTTTTGATTGACTTGACGTTTTTAAAAGACAAACAAAAATCAAATTTTAAAAACCTAGCAAGTATTTATAAAACTTTTCATAGAGACTTTTTGCTAAGTGAGTTTAACCCCAACGATGCAAATTCACTCAACAACGCTTTTTACAAAGAGCTTTTATATATCTTAGGGCTTTGTGAGAGCAAACAAAACTCAAAACTCATCATCGCAAAAAGTGAAGAAAGCAAAGAAGAGCAAGGCACTTTCTACACCGCTATAAATTCTAAGCTTAAAGAAGAAAATTTTGAAACCATCTTAAAACTTTTGATCTTATGGCTTAATCGCATTTTGTTTTTAAAGCTTATAGAGTCAAATTTGGTGCGTTTTAATGATGATAAAAATTTGAAATTTTTAAATTTCAAAAAAATCCCTGATTTTGACAAGCTTAGCGAACTTTTCTTTGAAGTTTTAGCCAAAGAAAAAAGCACGCGAAAGAAAAGCGAATTTGCTTATCTGCCTTATCTAAATTCTTCTTTGTTTGAAAAACAAAGCATAGAAAACACGCTTGAAATTTCAAGCTTAAGCAATGACTTAAAGCTTTTTTACTATAAAAACACCGTGCTAAAAGATGATAAATGCAAGGCTAAAAAAGGACAAGTGGGGCTTTTAGAATACTTGTTTGAATTTTTGGATAGTTTTGATTTTGGTAGCGATGATGAGCAAAGCGAAATTTTAAGCCAAAAAGAACTCATAAGCTCAAGCGTTTTAGGAAATGTATTTGAAAAACTCAATGGCTACAAAGAAGGGAGCTTTTACACGCCAAGCTTTATCACTTCTTATATGTGTAAAGAAAGCATCACAAAAGTTGTGCTTGATAAATTCAATGCTCAATTTGATCTTGATGCTAAAAATATAAACGAATTAAGAAAGTCTTTAAGAAAAGAAGACAAAAAAGCACAAAAAGAGCTTTTAAACTCTATAAAAATTTGCGATCCTGCAGTGGGAAGCGGGCATTTTTTAGTTTCTGCTTTAAATGTTATGTTAAGCATTTATGATGAGTTAAATCTTTTTGATGAAGAGTTTTACCTAGAAGTGCAAAACGATGAAATTCTAATCACCAATCATAAAGGTGAGTTTATAGAGTATAAACGCCCAAAAACACCTAAAGATAAAGCCCATCTTATCCAGCAAGAACTTTTTCATACCAAAAAAGACATCATAGAAAACAACCTTTTTGGAGTCGATATCAACCCTAACTCATGCGAGATCACCAAGCTAAGGCTTTGGATAGAGCTTTTAAAACATAGTTTTTATCAAAGCTTTGATGATGAGAATTATCACGATCTTAAAACCCTGCCAAACATCGATATAAACATAAAATGCGGAAATTCTTTGGTATCTTACTTTGAAACAGGCAAAAGCCTAAACCACTATCCAAACATCAAAGAACGCATGGGCAAATACAAACGCATAGTAAAAGACTATAAAGAAGGCTTTTACACAGATAAAAGCCACATCAACCAAGAGATAAAAAATCTCAAAATTTCTTTTAAAAATTTCTGCTTTGCGGATAAATTTAAAAAAGAAATGAAAGGCTTTAACGATAAATGTGAAAAATACTCTAAAAAATACGGAAATTTCTTAGCTATAAATGATGAAAATTTGAAATTCTTTGTTAGCGCGAATTTGACTCTTTTTGACTTTGATGAAAAAGAAGCCACAAAAGAATTTGCAAATCTTAAAAAAGAATACGACAATATCTTCAACCTAGAAAGCAATCATCCTTTTGAATGGCGTTTTGAATTCCCTGAAATTTTGGACGATGATGGAAATTTCAAAGGCTTTGATCTCATCATCGGCAATCCGCCTTATATAAGACAAGAGGAGCTTAAAGAACTCAAGTCCCATTTAGCTAAAAATTATAAGGTTTATAAAGGCACGAGCGATATTTATACTTATTTTTATGAACTAGGATTTAATGTTTTAAAAGATAATGGGGTATTGAGCTATATCACTTCTAACAAATACACGCGTGCAGGATATGGGGAAGCTTTGCGTGAATTTTTGCTTAAAAATGTTAAGGTTTTAGAATACACTGATTTAAACGGCATAAAAGTTTTTGATAGTGCTACAGTGGATACTTCCATACTTTGTTTTGAAAAATCAAAAAGCAAAGATAATAAATTCAAATACCTTGCCCTAAGCAATGAAATTTTAAAAACTTGTGCTTATGACATTGGCTTATATAAGGACTTTGCAGAATTTTCGCAAAATTCTTTAAGCAAAGAAAGCTTCACTTTTAGCGATGAGAATACTAGTGCTTTAAAGGCCAAGATAGAACGCATAGGAACTCCACTTAAAGAATGGTATGGGCTTAATATCAACTATGGGATAAAAACGGGTTTAAATGAAGCCTTTATCATCACCACTGAAAAAAGAAATGAAATTTTAGCAAATTGCAAAGATGAAGCTGAAAAAGAACGCACCGCCAAACTCATACGCAAAATGCTACGCGGACGCGATATAAAAAGATATAGTTACGAGTGGGCGGGACTTTGGGTGATAGGAACTTTTCCAAGTTTAAAAATCAATATAGAACAATATCCTGCTTTAAAGCAATATTTATCTCAATTTTTACCACACATAGAACAAAGCGGAGAAAAAGGTTGTAGAAAGAAAACTAGCAATAAATGGTTTGAAACTCAAGATAATATCGCTTATTATGAAGAATTTGAAAAAGAAAAGATAGTTTGGGCAGAAATGACCAAAGAAGCTTGTTTTGTATATGATAATTCAAATTTTTTTACAAATCAAACTTGCTATTTCTTTACGCATTGTGATTATAAGTATTTATTAGCAATTTTAAATTCTAGACTAATTGTTTATTATATGCAATATATATCATCTCACTTAGGACAAGGTGCTTTTAGGTGGATAAGACAATATATAGAAAAACTTCCTATACCAAAAATAAATTCCAAAAATGAAAAATTAGCCGATGAACTTATAAATTTAGTCGATGAAATTTTAAAAGCCAAAGAACAAGACAAAAACGCAAACACCCAAGAGTTAGAAAATAAAATCAATTCTTTGGTTTATAAACTTTATAACTTAACCGAAGAAGAAATAAAAATCATAGAAGGCAAGTGA
- a CDS encoding P-loop NTPase fold protein — MDYKKQIKTFLEDEENYSLFINGSWGVGKTYLWKEIENEINLKNDQKEFYNRFKSNFNFFNHILLLIEFIKTYGKKFLIFIVDYFSFCYFDKCKPKPIKKNIVYISLFGKEHYKEILEEVTLKTYNYKKILYFLRNLTFWKISIGAFLQFFIKNDFKNLIICFDDLERKSDKLSIKDILGLINQLKEEKCKVILISNENELSNDKEIFDAYKEKSLDLNIHIHSKAEVISQILKEKSPEILKEIIPSLVYKIDNLRTLNKIIKAFKIFNKELEFSQNLNQEKNYKDLFELVLEKVVLRFENIKINNIEQKYIHIKYISKQIIDDIIQNYFDNANYFISNDKKENFKKELKNFKFYVDLAKLKNLLKNSIQYPNENNKDEIEKIFNNINEEKLNDLVYNLGFINFIALDQMFHFDNNKRILEIKKYCLKLANVSNYDEKIINIICDGNKELKEYDKKLKIKKTQESNLDSCKLYKLEIENKYKDIENYAHFLQNMQKIDKLTEEEINQFLENKIIFSFCDIGFKTNESQKNFYPQLYKIYKSIKDNKN; from the coding sequence ATGGATTACAAAAAACAAATTAAAACTTTTTTAGAAGATGAGGAAAATTATAGCTTATTTATAAATGGCTCATGGGGTGTGGGGAAAACTTATTTATGGAAAGAGATTGAAAATGAAATTAATCTGAAGAATGATCAAAAAGAATTTTACAATAGATTTAAATCTAATTTTAATTTTTTTAATCATATACTATTATTGATAGAATTTATAAAAACTTATGGTAAAAAATTTTTGATATTTATTGTTGATTATTTTAGTTTTTGTTATTTTGATAAATGCAAGCCAAAACCAATTAAGAAAAATATTGTTTATATATCGTTATTTGGCAAAGAACATTATAAAGAAATTTTAGAAGAGGTAACGCTTAAAACTTATAATTATAAAAAAATACTTTATTTTTTAAGAAATTTAACTTTTTGGAAGATTTCTATAGGGGCTTTTTTGCAATTTTTTATAAAAAATGATTTTAAAAATTTAATAATTTGTTTTGATGATTTAGAAAGAAAATCAGATAAGCTTAGTATAAAAGATATTTTAGGTTTGATTAATCAGCTTAAAGAGGAAAAATGTAAGGTTATTTTAATATCAAATGAAAATGAATTATCTAATGATAAAGAAATTTTTGATGCATATAAAGAAAAATCTCTAGACTTAAATATACATATACATTCCAAAGCAGAAGTTATATCACAAATTTTAAAAGAAAAAAGTCCTGAAATACTAAAAGAAATAATTCCATCTTTAGTATACAAAATTGATAATTTAAGAACATTAAACAAAATAATAAAAGCTTTTAAAATTTTCAATAAAGAATTAGAATTTTCACAAAATTTAAATCAAGAAAAAAATTATAAAGATTTATTTGAGCTTGTATTAGAAAAAGTGGTATTAAGATTTGAAAATATCAAAATAAATAATATAGAACAAAAATATATTCATATAAAGTATATATCAAAACAAATTATTGATGATATAATTCAAAACTATTTTGATAATGCAAATTATTTCATATCTAACGACAAAAAAGAAAATTTTAAAAAAGAATTAAAAAATTTTAAATTCTATGTTGATTTGGCTAAATTAAAAAATTTATTAAAAAATAGCATTCAATATCCAAATGAAAACAATAAAGATGAAATTGAAAAAATTTTTAATAATATAAATGAAGAGAAATTAAATGATTTGGTGTATAACTTAGGTTTTATAAATTTCATAGCACTTGATCAAATGTTTCATTTTGATAATAATAAAAGAATTTTAGAGATAAAAAAATATTGTTTAAAATTAGCAAATGTTAGCAACTATGATGAAAAAATTATTAATATAATATGTGATGGAAATAAAGAATTAAAAGAATATGATAAGAAATTAAAAATTAAAAAAACACAAGAATCAAATCTTGATTCTTGTAAGCTATACAAACTTGAAATTGAAAACAAATATAAGGATATAGAAAACTACGCTCATTTTCTACAAAATATGCAGAAAATAGATAAATTAACAGAAGAAGAAATAAATCAATTTTTAGAAAATAAAATAATTTTTTCATTTTGTGATATAGGTTTTAAGACAAATGAATCACAAAAAAATTTTTATCCACAATTATATAAAATTTATAAATCTATTAAAGACAATAAAAACTAA
- a CDS encoding SIMPL domain-containing protein has protein sequence MKTNNIFMALAIVLASLILAFGFNKALSDFKTLERSVSVKGLSQKEVEADTLILPIKFTRSNNNLTNLYEELEQDKENIIKFLKEQGVKEDEINYNSPNIIDRLSDPYSNDTQAAYRYIGTANLLIYTQNVKLGKSILENISSLAKFGIVTKIDDYDIEYLYTKLNEIKPQMIEEATLNARNAAIKFAQDSNSHLGKIKKASQGQFSINNRDKNTPYIKTIRVVSTIEYYLKD, from the coding sequence ATGAAAACAAATAATATCTTTATGGCTTTAGCCATAGTTTTAGCAAGTTTGATTCTAGCTTTTGGATTTAACAAGGCTTTAAGTGATTTTAAAACACTTGAAAGAAGTGTAAGTGTAAAGGGTTTAAGCCAAAAAGAAGTCGAAGCAGATACTTTGATACTTCCTATAAAATTCACAAGATCAAACAACAATCTTACAAATTTATACGAAGAACTAGAGCAAGATAAAGAAAATATCATCAAATTTTTAAAAGAACAAGGCGTAAAAGAGGATGAGATCAACTACAACTCGCCAAATATCATAGATCGTTTAAGTGATCCTTATAGCAACGACACTCAAGCTGCATACCGATACATAGGCACTGCGAATTTACTCATCTATACGCAAAACGTAAAACTTGGAAAAAGCATACTAGAAAATATTTCAAGTCTTGCAAAATTTGGTATAGTAACAAAAATCGATGATTATGACATAGAATACCTTTATACTAAACTCAATGAGATAAAACCACAAATGATAGAAGAAGCAACGCTCAATGCTAGAAATGCAGCGATAAAATTCGCACAAGACTCAAACAGCCATCTAGGCAAGATAAAAAAGGCTTCTCAAGGACAATTTAGCATCAACAATAGAGATAAAAACACACCTTACATCAAAACCATAAGAGTGGTTTCTACTATAGAATACTATTTGAAAGACTGA
- a CDS encoding multidrug effflux MFS transporter produces MQKHTKIHGFAKFKLIVILALMSSIAPLSTDMYLPALSHVEQSFQTNSFLTQLSIASFFIAFALGQLIYGPLSDIFGRKIPALVGIFFFIVSSLFCVIIDDIYAFIALRFFEALGGCAGVVIARAIVNDLFEIKEAAGIFALMMVFSSLAPMLSPTFGGILLEYFSWHSIFATLFALGILLFLMILFGLKESAPHLKNKKFSHHEAMKSYKFVLSDKRFLVYILCASFALAAMFAYITGSSFVFTQFFSLSEQKFALLFGANALGFVICANINARLVLKYESEKILAKALMIMFISTVILLANAFFHPNFLLFELSIFTSIAMLGFIAPNTTTLAMARFKEHSGTASAVLGTVQFGFAGFISFVVGAINANTPIILAFVMCACVLVANMIYFLIKIKEKK; encoded by the coding sequence ATGCAAAAACACACCAAAATTCACGGCTTTGCTAAATTTAAACTCATCGTTATCCTTGCTTTGATGTCAAGCATAGCACCGCTTTCTACAGATATGTATTTGCCTGCACTTTCTCATGTGGAGCAAAGTTTTCAAACTAATTCTTTTTTAACCCAACTTAGTATCGCAAGTTTTTTTATCGCTTTTGCTTTAGGACAGCTTATATATGGGCCTTTAAGTGATATTTTTGGGCGTAAAATTCCAGCTTTGGTGGGGATATTTTTCTTCATCGTTTCGAGTTTGTTTTGTGTGATTATCGATGATATTTATGCTTTTATCGCTTTGAGATTTTTTGAAGCACTTGGGGGTTGTGCAGGTGTGGTTATCGCAAGGGCTATTGTCAATGACTTGTTTGAGATCAAAGAAGCTGCAGGGATTTTTGCTTTGATGATGGTTTTTAGTTCTCTTGCTCCTATGCTTTCGCCAACTTTTGGGGGAATTTTGCTAGAGTATTTTTCATGGCATAGTATTTTTGCGACTTTGTTTGCTTTAGGAATTTTACTTTTTTTGATGATACTTTTTGGTTTAAAAGAGTCCGCACCTCATCTTAAAAACAAAAAATTTTCCCATCATGAAGCGATGAAAAGCTACAAATTTGTTTTAAGCGATAAACGCTTTTTAGTTTATATACTATGTGCTTCTTTTGCTTTGGCGGCGATGTTTGCTTATATCACAGGATCAAGCTTTGTTTTTACGCAGTTTTTTAGCTTAAGTGAGCAAAAATTTGCCTTGCTTTTTGGGGCAAATGCTTTAGGTTTTGTCATCTGTGCAAATATCAATGCAAGATTGGTTTTAAAATACGAAAGCGAAAAAATCTTAGCAAAAGCTTTGATGATAATGTTTATATCGACTGTGATTTTACTTGCAAATGCCTTTTTTCACCCAAATTTCTTGCTTTTTGAGCTTAGTATTTTTACAAGCATCGCTATGCTTGGTTTCATCGCACCCAATACCACGACTTTGGCTATGGCAAGGTTTAAAGAACATAGCGGAACTGCTTCTGCGGTGCTTGGAACGGTGCAATTTGGTTTTGCAGGTTTTATCTCCTTCGTGGTTGGGGCTATTAACGCAAATACGCCGATAATCCTTGCTTTTGTAATGTGTGCTTGCGTATTGGTTGCAAATATGATATATTTTCTAATCAAAATAAAGGAGAAAAAATGA
- a CDS encoding DUF2130 domain-containing protein codes for MQNLNQNEQIKCPSCGSFIDISTALYAQILDKAKQEMLKQKKEFDDEVNAKRAEYIKALNDLKTQKIEQEKLINEQVSQKLLLEKQKFEQELLIQKQSFQKEFSEKFNKEHENEMKIMQEELEKKSKELSEFLSIKAENERLKREQKENEERLKFQAKEEAFKEFKEQESKNLEFEREKMRLEFQKNTQEQDLKYKELETNFKSVAQKLEDAQRRIEQGSQQLQGEAAELLIEEYIQSEYLSDEVKEVPKGVNGADCLHIVKDNFGNICGSILYESKRTKEFNKEWLDKLKLDSIAAKSDIAVLITKTMPKDKEKTHFKEGILICTFNEFKGVLAVLRESIINAYKLKNALQNKDEKNHILYEYLNSKEFNTQITFILKTYQNMKEELEAEKRALQNIWKKRERAIENLSFNSTAIVSSLNAIFSDLQGGNLIGEEGIKSLENLAKDED; via the coding sequence ATGCAAAATTTAAACCAAAATGAACAAATCAAATGCCCAAGTTGTGGAAGTTTTATCGATATCAGCACTGCTTTATATGCTCAAATTTTAGATAAAGCTAAGCAAGAAATGCTAAAACAAAAAAAAGAATTTGATGATGAGGTAAATGCTAAAAGAGCTGAATATATCAAAGCTTTAAATGATTTAAAAACTCAAAAGATAGAACAAGAAAAACTCATAAACGAGCAAGTAAGCCAAAAGCTTCTTTTAGAAAAGCAAAAATTTGAACAAGAACTTCTTATACAAAAGCAAAGTTTCCAAAAAGAATTCAGCGAGAAATTTAACAAAGAGCATGAAAATGAAATGAAAATCATGCAAGAAGAACTCGAGAAAAAAAGCAAAGAACTTAGCGAGTTTTTAAGCATAAAGGCTGAAAATGAAAGGCTAAAAAGAGAGCAAAAAGAAAATGAAGAAAGATTGAAATTTCAAGCCAAAGAAGAGGCTTTTAAAGAATTTAAAGAACAAGAAAGCAAAAATTTGGAATTTGAAAGAGAAAAAATGCGTCTTGAATTTCAAAAAAATACTCAAGAACAAGATCTTAAGTACAAAGAATTAGAAACGAATTTTAAAAGTGTAGCTCAAAAGCTAGAAGACGCACAACGCAGGATAGAACAAGGCTCACAGCAACTCCAAGGCGAAGCAGCCGAACTACTCATAGAAGAATACATACAAAGTGAGTATTTAAGTGATGAAGTAAAAGAAGTACCAAAGGGCGTAAATGGAGCCGATTGTCTGCATATAGTAAAGGATAATTTTGGAAATATTTGCGGAAGTATTTTATATGAGAGCAAACGCACTAAAGAATTTAACAAAGAATGGCTTGATAAACTTAAACTAGACAGCATAGCTGCAAAAAGTGATATAGCGGTTTTGATTACAAAAACTATGCCAAAAGATAAAGAAAAAACGCATTTTAAAGAAGGAATTTTGATCTGTACTTTTAATGAATTCAAAGGTGTTTTAGCAGTGCTTAGAGAAAGCATTATAAACGCTTATAAACTCAAAAATGCCCTGCAAAACAAAGATGAAAAAAATCACATTTTATACGAATACTTAAATTCTAAGGAATTTAACACGCAAATCACTTTTATACTCAAAACTTACCAAAATATGAAAGAAGAGTTAGAAGCTGAAAAAAGGGCTTTGCAAAATATATGGAAAAAAAGAGAAAGAGCTATAGAAAATCTAAGTTTTAATTCCACTGCCATAGTGAGTTCTTTAAATGCGATATTTAGCGACTTACAAGGTGGAAATTTGATAGGCGAAGAAGGGATTAAAAGTCTTGAAAATTTAGCCAAAGATGAGGATTAA
- the typA gene encoding translational GTPase TypA: MENIRNIAVIAHVDHGKTTMVDELLKQSGTFSEREQISERVMDSNDIEKERGITILSKNTAINYKGTKINIIDTPGHADFGGEVERVLKMIDGVLLLVDAQEGVMPQTKFVVKKALSLGLKPIVVINKIDKPAADPERVINEIFDLFVALDANDEQLDFAIVYAAAKNGYAKLDLNDESDNMEPLFKTILERVPAPSGTNDNPLQLQVFTLGYDNFVGKIGIARIFNGVVKKNQSVMLAKADGTKVNGRISKLIGFMGLEKMDIEEAGSGDIVAIAGFEALDVGDSVVDPNNPMPLDPLHIEEPTLSIVFSVNDGPLAGTEGKHVTSNKIAERLEAEMKTNIAMKYESTGEGKFKVSGRGELQITILAENMRREGFEFCMGRPEVIVKVEDGVKTEPFEHLVIDVPEEFSGAVIEKLGKRKAEMKTMAPTGDGQTRLEFEIPARGLIGFRSQFLTDTKGEGVMNHSFLEFRPFSGAVEKRNNGALISMENGVALGYSLFNLQERGVLFIEPQTKVYTGMIIGEHSRPNDLDVNPIKGKNLTNVRASGSDDAIKLVPPRKLSLERALEWIEEDELVEVTPVNVRVRKRYLDPTQRKRMEKAKS; encoded by the coding sequence TTGGAAAACATTAGAAATATAGCAGTTATAGCTCACGTTGACCATGGTAAAACCACTATGGTAGATGAATTGTTAAAACAATCAGGCACCTTTAGCGAAAGAGAACAAATTTCAGAACGCGTTATGGATAGCAACGATATAGAAAAAGAACGCGGTATTACCATACTTTCAAAAAACACAGCGATCAATTACAAAGGTACAAAAATCAACATCATAGATACTCCAGGGCATGCTGATTTTGGCGGAGAAGTAGAACGCGTTTTAAAAATGATTGATGGAGTTTTGCTTTTAGTAGATGCTCAAGAAGGCGTTATGCCACAAACTAAATTCGTGGTTAAAAAAGCTTTATCTTTAGGGCTTAAACCTATAGTTGTAATCAACAAAATCGACAAACCAGCTGCTGATCCTGAAAGAGTGATCAATGAAATTTTTGATCTTTTTGTAGCCCTAGATGCAAACGATGAGCAACTTGACTTTGCCATAGTTTATGCTGCAGCAAAAAATGGTTATGCTAAGCTTGATCTAAACGATGAAAGTGATAATATGGAGCCACTTTTTAAAACCATACTTGAACGCGTTCCAGCACCAAGTGGCACAAATGACAATCCTTTACAACTTCAAGTTTTCACTTTAGGGTATGATAATTTCGTAGGTAAAATAGGCATTGCTAGAATTTTCAATGGGGTTGTAAAGAAAAACCAAAGCGTAATGCTTGCAAAAGCTGATGGCACCAAAGTAAATGGTAGAATTTCAAAACTCATTGGCTTTATGGGCTTAGAAAAAATGGATATTGAAGAAGCAGGAAGTGGAGATATCGTAGCTATAGCAGGTTTTGAAGCTTTAGATGTGGGTGATAGCGTTGTAGATCCAAACAATCCTATGCCACTTGATCCTTTACACATTGAAGAGCCGACTTTAAGTATAGTATTTTCTGTAAATGATGGCCCATTAGCAGGAACTGAAGGAAAACATGTAACTTCAAATAAAATCGCTGAACGCTTAGAAGCTGAAATGAAAACTAATATCGCTATGAAATACGAAAGCACAGGCGAAGGCAAATTTAAAGTAAGCGGTAGGGGCGAACTTCAAATCACTATTTTAGCTGAAAATATGCGTCGTGAAGGTTTTGAGTTTTGTATGGGAAGACCTGAAGTTATCGTAAAGGTTGAAGATGGGGTTAAAACAGAACCTTTTGAACATTTAGTTATCGATGTACCTGAAGAATTTAGCGGTGCGGTAATAGAAAAACTTGGCAAAAGAAAAGCTGAAATGAAAACCATGGCACCAACAGGCGATGGACAAACAAGACTTGAGTTTGAAATTCCAGCACGCGGACTTATAGGTTTTAGAAGCCAGTTTTTAACCGATACTAAAGGCGAAGGTGTGATGAATCATAGCTTTTTAGAATTCCGTCCTTTTAGCGGTGCGGTTGAAAAGCGTAATAATGGAGCTTTAATTTCTATGGAAAATGGCGTGGCTTTGGGGTATTCTTTGTTTAACCTTCAAGAGCGTGGAGTGCTTTTCATAGAGCCTCAAACTAAAGTTTATACCGGTATGATTATAGGTGAGCACTCTCGTCCAAATGATTTAGATGTTAATCCTATCAAAGGAAAGAATCTTACCAATGTAAGAGCGAGTGGAAGCGATGATGCAATCAAGCTTGTGCCACCTAGAAAATTAAGCCTTGAAAGAGCTTTAGAGTGGATAGAAGAAGATGAACTTGTAGAAGTTACGCCTGTAAATGTGCGTGTTCGCAAACGCTATCTTGATCCAACTCAAAGAAAAAGAATGGAAAAAGCAAAATCTTAA